The Streptomyces sp. NL15-2K genome contains a region encoding:
- a CDS encoding zinc ribbon domain-containing protein: MRRKVWLGEGETERVACASASAFRGLDAVSGEVLGVDALGNRVGWLTALVESMCTSVTGARWNRPDLARLASGKDRSGVRLPSNAWMALRMLGWAATVPEGLYVPDRVRRVAEEQAGRALRSAWWRTQITDAVLATWPTGNPDPMRRTAGEWEALRAACPDGQAVAASVLRSRTRQVAAFHTTHGRLPADLCELEAAPDGGRQVVLAAADKQLATLTRCEDDPAHYAVLTVRLPVRPDPRTRADWHPVVIRFRLPPTIPVTAALHAPTLRLRGGRLRLDLAHTTAVPTTRRDGHVRAVAFDYGLNTLLTGGTLTLTGGTQPAVHTDANPVFFRADGVLAKADRLRVLAEQLWAKAAHLQSLTDGHTASGLRPDPLTAAKLAVLRTEHARVSKRRTRLNEQLAKAAAHFMVGHARAARASVIYLEDLRDMEARGKGRTLNTRLSSSVRGQIVTHTRHQAAKYGITVVIVPARGTSRYCPRCLSAFRHRAAPDRTTPGWKWASCPNTACGYSTDRDVAAWQRIGARGLQHQHTTVLDRASGTYVIRRTIKELDQPVRHTTHPRPAPESGPQHTAADRTKAGPTRKRPVPRQRRRAPAPPGTPAAQTAVAGPSGKRPAGRKPQPPTHRTQRRRRRQAPHTMSTPTRHQPHGARLGAGFHLHTHATPVTRRIQPGAQPRSLFPLRPGAQP, translated from the coding sequence GTGCGGCGGAAGGTCTGGCTGGGTGAGGGGGAGACGGAGCGGGTGGCGTGCGCGTCGGCGTCCGCGTTCCGGGGCCTGGATGCCGTCAGCGGTGAGGTGCTGGGGGTCGATGCGCTCGGCAATCGGGTGGGCTGGCTGACCGCTCTGGTCGAGAGCATGTGCACGTCAGTGACCGGCGCCCGTTGGAACCGTCCGGATCTGGCCCGGCTCGCCTCCGGCAAGGACCGGTCGGGGGTGCGCTTGCCGTCGAACGCGTGGATGGCGCTGCGGATGCTGGGCTGGGCGGCCACCGTGCCCGAAGGACTGTACGTTCCTGACCGGGTGCGGCGGGTCGCCGAGGAGCAGGCCGGGCGGGCGCTGCGCTCCGCCTGGTGGCGTACTCAGATCACCGACGCGGTACTGGCCACCTGGCCCACCGGCAACCCCGATCCGATGCGGCGCACCGCGGGCGAGTGGGAGGCGCTGCGGGCCGCCTGTCCGGACGGGCAAGCGGTGGCGGCCTCGGTGCTGCGCTCCCGTACCCGGCAGGTGGCCGCCTTCCACACCACGCATGGTCGGCTGCCCGCCGACCTGTGCGAGCTGGAGGCGGCGCCGGACGGCGGCCGTCAGGTGGTGCTCGCCGCCGCCGACAAGCAACTGGCCACACTGACCCGCTGCGAGGACGACCCGGCCCACTACGCGGTCCTGACCGTGCGCCTGCCGGTGCGGCCCGACCCCCGCACCCGCGCCGACTGGCACCCCGTGGTGATCCGGTTCCGCCTGCCGCCCACCATCCCCGTCACGGCCGCCCTGCACGCCCCGACCCTGCGCCTGCGCGGCGGACGCCTGCGCCTGGACCTCGCGCACACCACCGCCGTGCCCACGACCCGGCGGGACGGGCATGTGCGGGCGGTGGCCTTCGACTACGGCCTGAACACCCTCCTCACCGGCGGGACACTGACCCTGACCGGCGGCACCCAGCCGGCCGTGCACACCGACGCAAACCCTGTCTTCTTCCGTGCGGACGGGGTGCTGGCCAAGGCCGACCGGCTGCGTGTGCTGGCCGAACAGCTCTGGGCCAAGGCCGCCCACCTGCAGTCCCTGACCGACGGCCACACCGCATCCGGGCTGCGCCCCGATCCGCTCACCGCGGCGAAACTGGCGGTGCTGCGCACCGAGCACGCCCGGGTGAGCAAGCGTCGTACGCGGCTGAACGAGCAGCTCGCCAAGGCCGCCGCCCACTTCATGGTCGGCCACGCCCGCGCCGCAAGAGCGTCGGTGATCTACCTGGAGGACCTGCGGGACATGGAGGCCCGGGGCAAGGGCCGCACCCTCAACACCCGCCTCTCCTCCAGTGTGCGCGGACAGATCGTCACCCACACCCGCCACCAGGCCGCGAAATACGGCATCACGGTGGTCATCGTCCCCGCCCGCGGCACCTCCAGGTACTGCCCCAGATGCCTGAGCGCCTTCCGCCACCGCGCCGCCCCCGACCGCACCACACCGGGCTGGAAATGGGCGAGCTGCCCCAACACCGCCTGCGGATACAGCACCGACCGGGACGTCGCCGCCTGGCAGCGGATCGGCGCCCGCGGCCTGCAACACCAGCACACAACCGTCCTGGACCGCGCGAGTGGCACCTACGTGATCCGCCGCACGATCAAGGAGCTGGACCAGCCGGTCCGGCACACCACCCACCCCAGGCCCGCCCCCGAGTCCGGTCCGCAGCACACTGCCGCGGACCGGACCAAAGCGGGCCCCACGAGAAAACGCCCTGTGCCCAGGCAGCGACGCAGGGCCCCCGCCCCACCCGGAACACCCGCAGCGCAGACCGCCGTTGCGGGCCCGAGTGGAAAGCGTCCGGCGGGGCGGAAGCCCCAGCCACCCACCCACCGCACCCAGCGGCGGCGCAGGCGGCAGGCACCGCACACGATGAGCACCCCCACCCGGCACCAGCCACACGGGGCCAGACTCGGCGCAGGCTTCCACCTGCACACCCACGCCACCCCCGTCACACGACGGATACAGCCCGGGGCACAGCCGAGATCACTTTTCCCTCTACGACCGGGCGCGCAGCCATGA
- a CDS encoding cold-shock protein: MATGTVKWFNAEKGFGFIAQDSGGPDVFVHYSAIASTGYRELNEGQKVQFDVTQGPKGPQAENVTPA; this comes from the coding sequence ATGGCTACGGGCACTGTGAAGTGGTTCAACGCGGAGAAGGGTTTCGGCTTCATCGCCCAGGACAGCGGTGGCCCCGACGTGTTCGTCCACTACTCGGCCATCGCCAGCACCGGATACCGAGAGCTCAACGAGGGCCAGAAGGTCCAGTTCGACGTGACGCAGGGGCCCAAAGGACCCCAGGCCGAGAACGTCACTCCGGCCTGA